One Aneurinibacillus migulanus genomic region harbors:
- a CDS encoding cbb3-type cytochrome oxidase assembly protein: MLFGMSIGTWMLITIMICFTGSALLIWYAAKSSGQFDDVEGVKYRMLEEDSMVDVPINSKR; the protein is encoded by the coding sequence GGAACATGGATGCTCATCACGATTATGATTTGTTTCACTGGCTCGGCTTTGCTCATCTGGTATGCGGCGAAATCCAGCGGACAGTTTGATGATGTAGAAGGTGTAAAATATCGCATGCTTGAAGAGGATTCTATGGTTGATGTGCCAATTAATTCAAAAAGATAG